Proteins encoded together in one Candidatus Sulfotelmatobacter sp. window:
- a CDS encoding PLP-dependent aspartate aminotransferase family protein, which yields MKKTKEPGFATRAIHSGQEPDPLTGSVTVPIYATSTYVQQGIGEHKGYEYSRVSNPTRARLEQNLAALEGGIAARVFGSGMAAIHAIVSMLKAGDHVVCGNDLYGGTPRLFNQVMTNFGLEFSYVDTSDGQNVESAIQKNTRMVYVETPTNPLMRLSDLAAISQICRRKKVTLVVDNTFMSPYLQQPLALGADMVVHSTTKFLNGHSDGLGGVVVCAKQEDADKLAFLQKASGAILSPFECWLVLRGVKTLAARMEIHDRSGRIVADFLSKHKKVKAVFYPGLPDHQQHALARRQMSGFGAMITFETGSLKNANKMLKKVRVCSLGESLGGVETLISHPATMTHAALGVKGRKAIGITDGLVRISVGIEDVDDILDDLDQALNAI from the coding sequence ATGAAGAAAACTAAAGAACCGGGTTTTGCCACGCGCGCCATTCATTCCGGGCAGGAGCCCGATCCTTTGACCGGCTCCGTCACGGTCCCCATCTATGCGACCTCGACTTATGTGCAGCAAGGCATTGGTGAACATAAAGGGTATGAATACTCGCGCGTCTCCAATCCTACGCGGGCACGCTTGGAACAGAATCTCGCTGCGCTCGAAGGTGGGATAGCGGCCCGTGTGTTTGGCAGCGGCATGGCAGCTATCCATGCGATCGTCAGCATGCTGAAAGCTGGGGATCATGTGGTGTGCGGCAACGATCTGTACGGGGGAACGCCGCGCCTGTTCAATCAGGTCATGACGAATTTCGGACTAGAGTTTTCTTACGTCGATACCTCCGATGGGCAGAACGTCGAGAGCGCGATCCAAAAGAATACGAGGATGGTCTACGTGGAAACCCCGACCAATCCGCTGATGCGATTGAGCGATCTGGCCGCCATCAGCCAGATTTGCCGTCGCAAGAAAGTTACCCTCGTCGTCGATAACACGTTCATGTCTCCGTATTTGCAGCAACCGCTTGCGCTCGGCGCCGACATGGTGGTGCACTCGACCACGAAGTTTTTGAACGGCCACAGCGACGGGCTGGGCGGAGTCGTCGTGTGCGCGAAACAGGAGGACGCCGACAAACTGGCCTTCCTGCAAAAGGCTTCGGGTGCGATTCTGTCTCCGTTTGAATGCTGGCTGGTGCTGCGCGGTGTAAAAACTCTGGCTGCCCGTATGGAGATACACGATCGCAGCGGCCGCATCGTGGCCGACTTTCTCTCTAAACATAAGAAGGTGAAGGCGGTGTTCTATCCTGGTTTGCCCGATCATCAGCAGCATGCGCTGGCGCGACGCCAGATGAGCGGCTTCGGAGCGATGATTACGTTCGAAACGGGATCGCTCAAGAACGCCAACAAAATGCTCAAGAAAGTGCGCGTGTGTTCATTAGGCGAATCGCTCGGCGGCGTCGAGACACTCATCTCTCATCCCGCGACGATGACGCACGCGGCGCTGGGCGTGAAAGGCCGCAAGGCCATCGGCATCACGGACGGGCTGGTTCGAATTTCGGTGGGCATTGAAGATGTGGACGACATTCTCGACGATCTGGATCAAGCCCTGAACGCGATTTGA
- the cysK gene encoding cysteine synthase A yields MSRLRVADDITQLVGETPMLQLKRLVPAGSADVFAKLEYLNPGGSVKDRAAIGIIRRAEEEGRLAPGGTIVEATAGNTGIGLALIGVNRGYRVRLFVPERFSEEKVTIMRALGAEVSRTPDAEGMQGAIRQAKQLVAIDPTAFMAGQFENLANPDYHYETTAQEIFEQMDGKVDAVVLGCGTCGTFSGVARYLKEKSPRVLAYAVETQGSTLGGGKPGPHKVEGIGTSFTPATFDRSVCDEVMMVTDEEAFGMVKSLAAQEGVLAGSSGGAAVFGALKVAKKLGPEKRVVTIIPDSAERYLSKKIFEGGV; encoded by the coding sequence ATGTCCCGCCTGCGCGTTGCCGACGACATCACTCAACTGGTCGGCGAAACTCCCATGTTGCAGTTGAAGCGGCTGGTTCCGGCCGGGTCGGCGGATGTGTTTGCCAAGCTGGAATACCTGAATCCGGGGGGCAGCGTGAAGGACCGCGCCGCCATCGGCATCATTCGACGCGCCGAGGAGGAAGGGAGGCTTGCTCCCGGCGGGACGATTGTTGAAGCGACTGCCGGCAACACCGGCATCGGCCTCGCGCTGATCGGAGTGAACCGCGGTTACAGAGTGAGATTGTTTGTGCCCGAGCGTTTTTCCGAGGAGAAAGTGACGATCATGCGCGCGCTCGGCGCCGAAGTCTCCCGCACCCCCGACGCCGAAGGTATGCAGGGGGCGATTCGACAGGCGAAGCAACTGGTGGCTATCGACCCTACGGCTTTTATGGCCGGGCAATTCGAGAATCTCGCGAACCCGGATTATCACTACGAGACCACCGCGCAGGAAATCTTCGAACAAATGGATGGCAAAGTGGATGCGGTCGTGCTCGGCTGCGGAACTTGCGGAACGTTTTCGGGAGTCGCGCGGTATCTCAAGGAGAAGTCGCCGCGCGTATTGGCCTATGCCGTAGAGACCCAAGGGTCGACGCTGGGCGGCGGAAAGCCGGGTCCGCACAAGGTGGAAGGAATTGGAACCAGCTTTACGCCCGCAACGTTTGACCGGTCAGTGTGCGATGAAGTGATGATGGTGACGGATGAGGAAGCGTTTGGCATGGTGAAATCGCTGGCCGCGCAGGAAGGCGTGCTGGCCGGATCGAGCGGCGGGGCGGCGGTATTCGGCGCGCTGAAAGTTGCGAAGAAACTTGGTCCGGAGAAGAGAGTTGTGACCATCATCCCCGATTCGGCGGAGCGTTATTTGTCGAAGAAGATATTTGAGGGCGGGGTTTAG
- a CDS encoding MFS transporter: MRTPSEAMHPSVADGGPARAEAKSWILAATILGSSMAFIDGTVVNVALPALQANFHTSVVGVQWVVEAYGLILGALILVGGSLGDLFGRRLIFVIGVAIFALASGLCGMAWNIPALIVARSIQGTGAALLVPGSLAIISTSFDEKSRGTAIGTWSGFTAITTALGPVLGGWLVEHASWRWVFFINLPLAAAVIAISLSKIPENRSASAGRVDWVGAMLVTLGLGGAVAGFLESVNLSWRSPLVLGCVIVGFACLTAFVVVEDRITFPMVPPGLFKASGFAGANLLTLFLYAAIGIFFFLFPLNLIQVQGYSSTATGAAILPLIMLMFLLSRWSGGLVARYGARGPLIVGPVIVALGFILFAMSSLAVSYWTAFFPAMMVLGFGMAITVAPLTTVVMNSVDQDRVGTASGINNAVSRVASVLAIAVLGIVLVAAFRAHLERALADLSLDPSILREVRAQETRVAGLQVPAGLDPVTGAAIKKSVGEAFIFGFRFVMLICAGLSMASAAIAGLMIPKNRQRIAP; this comes from the coding sequence ATGAGAACGCCCTCCGAAGCCATGCACCCATCAGTCGCGGACGGCGGTCCCGCTAGAGCAGAAGCGAAATCATGGATCCTCGCAGCAACAATTCTAGGTTCCAGCATGGCGTTCATCGACGGTACAGTGGTCAATGTTGCGTTGCCCGCGCTGCAAGCGAACTTTCACACTTCTGTGGTGGGCGTGCAATGGGTGGTTGAGGCGTACGGGTTGATTCTCGGCGCCTTGATTCTGGTGGGTGGTTCGCTCGGCGACTTGTTTGGCCGTCGCCTGATCTTCGTGATAGGTGTAGCGATATTCGCGCTGGCTTCCGGGCTCTGTGGAATGGCATGGAATATTCCAGCGCTGATCGTCGCCCGCAGCATCCAGGGAACGGGCGCCGCCCTTCTGGTGCCTGGCAGTCTCGCCATCATCAGCACGTCCTTCGACGAGAAGAGCCGCGGTACGGCCATTGGAACCTGGTCCGGCTTTACCGCAATCACCACAGCCCTAGGGCCGGTTCTGGGCGGCTGGTTGGTCGAGCACGCTTCGTGGCGTTGGGTGTTTTTTATCAATCTCCCTCTTGCCGCGGCTGTAATCGCGATTTCGCTGTCGAAAATCCCCGAGAACCGAAGCGCCTCCGCGGGCCGCGTGGACTGGGTTGGCGCAATGCTGGTTACCCTTGGGCTGGGCGGCGCTGTCGCCGGGTTCCTGGAGTCTGTGAACCTGAGTTGGAGAAGCCCTTTGGTACTCGGATGTGTGATCGTTGGCTTCGCCTGTCTCACAGCATTCGTGGTGGTTGAAGACCGCATAACTTTTCCGATGGTCCCGCCTGGGCTGTTTAAGGCTTCGGGTTTCGCCGGCGCAAATCTGCTCACTTTGTTCTTATATGCGGCGATCGGCATCTTCTTTTTCCTGTTCCCGCTCAACCTCATTCAGGTCCAGGGATACAGCTCAACCGCAACCGGAGCTGCCATCCTCCCTCTCATCATGCTGATGTTTCTTCTGTCGCGCTGGTCCGGCGGACTGGTCGCGCGGTACGGTGCACGAGGTCCGTTGATCGTGGGCCCGGTCATTGTCGCGCTGGGTTTCATTTTGTTTGCTATGTCTTCCCTAGCCGTTAGTTACTGGACGGCATTTTTTCCCGCGATGATGGTACTTGGGTTTGGGATGGCGATTACCGTGGCGCCTCTCACCACAGTAGTGATGAATTCGGTGGACCAGGACCGAGTTGGCACGGCTTCTGGAATCAACAATGCCGTAAGCCGAGTCGCGAGTGTGTTGGCCATCGCAGTCCTGGGCATTGTGCTTGTCGCGGCCTTCCGCGCTCATTTGGAGCGCGCACTGGCGGACTTGTCGCTAGACCCGTCGATACTGCGAGAGGTACGGGCACAAGAGACTAGGGTTGCGGGCCTACAGGTACCGGCGGGGCTTGATCCAGTCACCGGTGCCGCCATCAAGAAATCGGTTGGGGAAGCTTTCATATTTGGATTTCGATTCGTCATGCTGATTTGCGCAGGTTTGTCGATGGCAAGTGCTGCGATCGCCGGACTGATGATTCCGAAGAATCGGCAGCGGATAGCGCCATAA
- a CDS encoding VWA domain-containing protein: MFLFTLVIWIGPPMAAPAWSQDASSQTDSKAPAPSATAPPNPAHTQNQNDQTQKDQTQKDQSQKPDQDKNLNDQGVFVFRKDVDEVMLHASVIDDKQHIVTTLDRGAFTVYEDGKPQNIISFHQLDVPVSMGILIDNSGSMREKRAKVNQAVLNLVRASNPKDEVFIVNFNDEYYLDQDFTNDLLKLKDALEKIDARGGTALYDAIVASAEHLKRFARLEKKVLFVVTDGEDNASNETLEQAVKHLQEENGPSVYAIGILGDEEHPKRARKALEIIAQHTGGIAFFPKTLDEVDEISRTVAHDIRNQYAIGYKPSNPRSNGGFRQIRVEAKAKGHGKLMVRTKSGYYAGAQAAAGSK; the protein is encoded by the coding sequence TTGTTTCTCTTTACGCTCGTGATCTGGATCGGCCCGCCGATGGCGGCGCCGGCTTGGTCGCAGGATGCGTCATCCCAGACCGATTCCAAGGCTCCGGCGCCATCTGCTACCGCGCCCCCGAACCCTGCGCACACGCAAAACCAGAACGATCAAACTCAGAAAGATCAAACTCAGAAAGATCAATCTCAGAAGCCCGATCAGGACAAGAATCTCAACGACCAGGGCGTGTTCGTCTTCCGCAAGGATGTGGACGAAGTCATGCTGCATGCCTCAGTGATTGACGATAAGCAGCACATCGTTACCACGCTCGATCGCGGTGCGTTCACTGTCTACGAAGATGGAAAGCCGCAAAACATTATCTCGTTCCATCAACTGGACGTTCCCGTATCAATGGGCATCCTGATTGATAATTCCGGATCGATGCGGGAGAAGCGGGCCAAGGTCAACCAGGCGGTGCTCAACCTGGTGCGCGCCAGCAATCCCAAGGATGAAGTCTTCATCGTCAATTTTAACGACGAATACTATCTCGATCAGGATTTCACCAACGATCTGTTGAAACTGAAAGACGCGCTGGAAAAAATTGACGCTCGCGGAGGCACGGCCCTGTATGACGCCATTGTCGCCTCGGCCGAGCATTTGAAGCGCTTTGCGCGCCTGGAGAAAAAGGTCCTGTTCGTCGTGACCGACGGCGAGGATAACGCCAGCAACGAAACGTTGGAGCAGGCGGTGAAGCACTTGCAGGAAGAAAACGGGCCTTCCGTGTACGCGATTGGAATTCTCGGAGATGAAGAGCATCCTAAGCGTGCCCGGAAAGCGCTGGAGATTATCGCGCAGCATACGGGCGGCATTGCGTTCTTTCCCAAGACGCTCGACGAGGTCGACGAGATCAGCCGGACGGTGGCGCATGACATCCGGAATCAATATGCCATCGGCTACAAGCCGAGCAATCCCCGATCGAATGGCGGCTTTCGCCAGATTCGCGTCGAGGCCAAGGCCAAAGGCCACGGCAAGCTGATGGTGCGCACCAAGAGCGGCTACTATGCCGGGGCGCAGGCGGCGGCCGGCAGTAAGTAA
- a CDS encoding VWA domain-containing protein yields the protein MRILLVVLVGVLAVLSIPASAQTDVNDVHITPREVEKPPEPPKPALVASTTGLSAHIRPLKVDVDLVLVPVTITDPMNRLVTGLDKENFQLFEGNANQEIRTFSSEDAPVSLGVIFDSSGSMSSKMDRAKDAVIEFFKTANPQDEFFMITFSDEPETVSDFTSSVDEIQNKLVFAVPRHRTALLDAIYMGVSKMRQAKYAKKALLIISDGGDNHSRYTEGEIKSLVKEADVMIYAIGIYDRYASAMEERLGPQLLSDITELTGGRAFTIDNPNDLGDVATKIGVELRNQYVLGYRPTKVVRDGKWRKIKVKLLPPKGLPPLRVYARTGYYAPAE from the coding sequence TTGCGGATTCTTCTCGTCGTCTTGGTAGGGGTGCTGGCCGTCCTTAGCATCCCCGCGTCTGCGCAAACGGATGTGAATGATGTGCATATCACGCCACGGGAAGTGGAAAAGCCACCGGAACCTCCCAAACCCGCTCTGGTGGCGTCCACCACGGGCCTGAGCGCCCACATCCGTCCGCTAAAGGTTGATGTAGATCTGGTGCTGGTTCCGGTCACGATTACCGATCCCATGAACCGGCTGGTGACCGGGCTCGACAAGGAAAACTTCCAACTTTTCGAAGGCAATGCCAACCAGGAGATTCGAACATTTTCCAGCGAGGATGCTCCCGTGTCGCTGGGCGTGATCTTCGATTCCAGCGGCAGCATGAGCAGTAAGATGGATCGCGCGAAAGATGCGGTGATCGAGTTCTTCAAGACCGCCAATCCGCAGGACGAATTTTTCATGATCACCTTCTCCGATGAGCCGGAGACGGTCAGCGACTTCACCAGCTCTGTCGATGAAATTCAGAACAAGCTGGTATTCGCCGTGCCCCGGCATCGCACCGCGCTGCTCGACGCCATTTATATGGGGGTGAGCAAGATGCGGCAGGCGAAGTATGCGAAGAAGGCGCTGCTCATCATTTCCGACGGCGGCGACAATCACAGCCGCTACACCGAGGGCGAAATCAAGTCGCTGGTAAAGGAAGCTGACGTGATGATCTATGCGATCGGCATCTACGATCGTTATGCGTCGGCGATGGAAGAGCGATTGGGCCCGCAATTGTTGAGCGACATTACGGAGTTGACCGGGGGGCGAGCGTTTACCATCGATAATCCCAACGATCTGGGCGACGTCGCCACCAAGATCGGCGTCGAGCTGCGCAATCAATATGTCCTGGGTTACCGTCCCACCAAAGTCGTCCGTGACGGCAAATGGCGTAAGATAAAAGTGAAGCTGCTGCCACCGAAAGGATTGCCGCCTCTACGGGTGTATGCCAGGACGGGATATTACGCGCCTGCGGAATAG
- a CDS encoding DUF1015 domain-containing protein, whose protein sequence is MADIRPFRALRYDLQRISAAQVVTQPYDKITPAMQERYYAANPFNLVRIILGQREPDLPDNNVYTRAAGFGRQWRAQGILRPDSAPSIYAYSQAFAAPSGAKFERRGFIALGRVEDYSAKVVFRHEQTLSKPKADRLDLLRATRAHYEQLFLLYEDSGEIESAIASGAPATPTIDVTDEYGVVHRVWQISDAAVIASVQQRMRDKKLVIADGHHRYETALNFRNESRAAAARKIDANAPYEFVMMTFVNMNDPGLLVLPTHRMVHSLASFSVDKFVNDSAAFFQIDEIHPAIDATHATSLLAERGRAGTALLAVAASRVFLLHSPKAAAAKFLSELSDRQRALDVVQLHKCLLEGVLQLSEESIRNQENISYLRDAAEALAQVRSHTSAANIVFLMNACPVPQVRDVAFAGEVMPQKSTDFYPKLLSGLTAYALD, encoded by the coding sequence ATGGCAGACATCCGACCCTTTCGTGCCCTCCGCTATGACTTGCAGCGAATCTCCGCTGCCCAGGTCGTCACCCAGCCCTACGACAAGATTACTCCCGCCATGCAGGAACGTTACTACGCTGCCAACCCCTTTAACCTGGTCCGCATCATCCTCGGCCAGCGCGAGCCGGACCTGCCTGACAACAACGTCTACACCCGCGCCGCCGGCTTTGGACGTCAGTGGAGGGCGCAGGGCATCCTGCGCCCGGATTCCGCGCCCTCCATCTACGCTTACTCCCAAGCCTTCGCGGCACCGTCGGGAGCAAAATTCGAGCGCCGCGGATTCATTGCTCTCGGCCGCGTCGAAGACTATTCCGCAAAAGTTGTCTTCCGCCACGAACAAACGCTGTCGAAGCCCAAAGCCGACCGCCTCGATCTGCTGCGCGCCACCCGCGCGCACTACGAGCAGTTGTTTCTTCTCTACGAAGATTCCGGAGAGATCGAATCCGCGATCGCTTCCGGCGCACCCGCAACTCCCACAATCGACGTAACCGACGAATATGGGGTCGTACACCGCGTCTGGCAGATCTCCGACGCCGCGGTCATTGCCTCTGTTCAACAGCGCATGCGCGACAAAAAGCTGGTCATCGCCGACGGCCATCACCGCTACGAAACCGCCCTCAATTTTCGCAATGAAAGTCGAGCGGCAGCAGCACGAAAGATAGACGCTAACGCTCCCTACGAATTCGTCATGATGACTTTCGTGAACATGAACGACCCGGGACTGCTCGTGCTGCCCACCCACCGCATGGTGCATTCCCTCGCTTCGTTCTCAGTCGACAAGTTCGTAAACGACAGCGCCGCCTTTTTTCAGATCGACGAGATTCACCCCGCCATCGACGCAACTCACGCCACTTCTCTGCTTGCCGAGCGCGGCCGTGCAGGCACAGCATTGCTGGCAGTCGCGGCCAGCCGCGTATTCCTTTTGCATTCCCCGAAAGCCGCGGCAGCGAAATTTCTTTCCGAACTGTCCGATCGTCAGCGCGCGCTCGATGTCGTGCAACTTCACAAATGCCTGTTAGAAGGAGTGCTTCAGCTGTCCGAAGAATCCATCCGCAACCAGGAGAACATCTCCTACCTGCGCGACGCCGCAGAAGCCTTGGCGCAAGTTCGATCGCATACTTCCGCAGCCAACATCGTATTCCTGATGAATGCCTGCCCCGTCCCCCAAGTGCGCGATGTGGCCTTCGCGGGCGAAGTGATGCCGCAGAAATCCACCGACTTCTATCCCAAGCTCCTGAGTGGGCTGACCGCCTATGCGCTGGACTAG
- a CDS encoding N-acetylmuramoyl-L-alanine amidase, translating into MRWTSTVVRSTASPSAALRSAGVPPAVRQASRPLRQPLRILNVFRLTSLSAILLSALALSGAPPEKRLTVYSVAANYSLPLVHKDSREYVGLLELLEPLGAVSAKSEGTRWRIHYNNVEGDFQVGKSRARVQGRDADLGAKFLVENNRGLVPVSSLASLLPRFLGGPVTLHEDSDRLFIGSVATHFTATLSAANPPRLVFHFSSPVNPTVAAEPGALRMTFSREPLVSPASPTLTFGNKVIPSAIYSESSGTAVVTVNATIPVMATFSGDGRTITISSPSAPAAQNATSPAPGSTPATQAAAAPASTAQPAAVPSTRRYFAVVDASHGGDDHGETLSNTLLEKDVTVALARSLRQELESRGIPTLVLRDSDANLSLDQRAISTNADHAAIYIAVHAASNGHGVRIYTAMLPYGGDDRGPFRSWTNAQHASLPLSQSAATSVAAELQRRQIPVRNLTAALRPLNNIIGAAIAVEVAPQGSDVSQLTAPDYQQLVTSAVATAIAATRDQLGTQP; encoded by the coding sequence ATGCGCTGGACTAGCACGGTCGTTCGCAGCACCGCTTCCCCTAGCGCCGCCTTACGTAGCGCCGGCGTCCCGCCTGCTGTCCGGCAAGCGTCCCGCCCGCTGCGCCAACCTCTCCGGATTCTCAACGTTTTCAGGCTGACCTCTCTCAGCGCGATCCTCCTGTCCGCCCTCGCCCTCTCCGGCGCCCCTCCCGAAAAACGTCTGACGGTGTATTCCGTAGCCGCCAACTATTCGCTTCCTCTGGTGCACAAAGACAGCCGCGAATACGTCGGCCTGCTCGAACTCCTCGAACCTCTCGGCGCGGTCAGCGCGAAGTCAGAGGGGACACGCTGGCGCATCCATTACAACAACGTCGAGGGCGACTTCCAGGTGGGCAAGTCCCGCGCTCGCGTGCAAGGCCGCGACGCCGATCTCGGCGCCAAATTTCTGGTAGAAAATAATCGCGGACTCGTCCCCGTGAGTTCGCTCGCTTCCCTTCTGCCACGCTTTCTGGGTGGTCCAGTCACATTGCACGAGGACTCTGATCGCCTGTTCATCGGCAGCGTGGCCACTCATTTCACGGCCACTCTCTCCGCCGCCAATCCTCCCCGCCTCGTCTTCCATTTCAGCAGCCCGGTCAACCCCACCGTAGCCGCCGAACCGGGCGCGCTGCGCATGACCTTCTCTCGGGAACCGTTAGTGTCGCCTGCCTCGCCGACTCTCACCTTCGGCAACAAGGTGATCCCCTCGGCCATTTACAGCGAAAGCAGCGGCACGGCGGTGGTCACAGTCAATGCCACCATTCCGGTGATGGCCACTTTCAGCGGCGACGGACGCACAATTACGATTTCTTCCCCCTCCGCGCCGGCGGCGCAAAATGCGACTTCGCCCGCTCCCGGAAGCACGCCCGCAACCCAGGCCGCCGCGGCCCCCGCCTCAACCGCGCAGCCCGCCGCGGTCCCATCCACGCGCCGTTATTTTGCCGTTGTCGATGCCAGCCACGGCGGCGACGACCACGGCGAAACTCTCAGCAACACTCTCCTGGAAAAAGACGTCACCGTCGCCCTCGCCCGCAGTTTGCGCCAGGAACTGGAGAGCCGCGGCATTCCCACTCTCGTCCTGCGCGACTCCGATGCCAACTTATCCCTCGATCAACGCGCCATCTCCACCAATGCCGATCACGCAGCTATCTACATCGCTGTTCACGCCGCATCGAACGGCCACGGCGTCCGCATCTACACCGCCATGCTTCCCTATGGTGGCGACGATCGCGGACCGTTTCGCTCCTGGACCAACGCCCAGCACGCTTCCTTGCCGCTGAGCCAGAGCGCCGCCACCTCGGTCGCTGCCGAATTGCAGCGCCGCCAGATCCCGGTTCGCAATCTCACTGCCGCCCTGCGCCCGCTGAATAACATCATCGGAGCCGCCATCGCCGTCGAGGTTGCCCCCCAGGGTTCGGACGTATCGCAACTCACCGCCCCCGACTACCAGCAACTTGTCACCAGCGCCGTAGCCACCGCCATCGCCGCCACAAGAGATCAGCTAGGGACACAGCCATGA
- a CDS encoding GerMN domain-containing protein, giving the protein MIPRHFVIAIAVLLMAALALSGYVWHMRKIATAPPATTTDTRALTPPVAGPTERVTLYVAHDEDGTLRAESAQIPLPSGRQQRAEELLRALLSLYLDKSSPHVLGPGSEIRSIFLVDPGVAVIDLNEAFADTHRSGVLVEELTLASLIHTVSANTPGILKVKILVDGKERETLAGHADLSPFYDVTSVNQLATQLQ; this is encoded by the coding sequence ATGATCCCCCGTCACTTCGTCATCGCGATCGCCGTGCTGCTCATGGCGGCCCTTGCCTTGAGTGGATACGTCTGGCACATGCGCAAAATTGCTACCGCGCCCCCAGCCACGACGACAGATACGCGCGCCCTCACGCCACCAGTGGCCGGTCCCACCGAGCGCGTCACGCTCTACGTCGCTCACGATGAAGACGGCACCCTGCGCGCGGAATCCGCCCAGATTCCACTGCCCTCTGGACGCCAGCAGCGCGCCGAAGAGCTTCTGCGGGCCCTGCTCTCGCTCTACCTCGACAAATCCTCGCCCCACGTTCTCGGCCCAGGATCAGAAATCCGCAGCATATTCCTGGTCGATCCCGGCGTCGCCGTCATCGACCTGAACGAAGCCTTCGCCGACACGCACCGCTCCGGCGTTCTCGTCGAAGAGTTGACGTTAGCCTCCTTAATCCATACCGTCTCGGCCAACACTCCCGGCATTCTGAAAGTGAAAATCCTGGTGGACGGCAAAGAACGCGAAACTTTGGCCGGCCACGCCGATCTCTCACCCTTCTACGACGTCACCTCAGTCAATCAGCTAGCCACGCAACTGCAATAA
- the rph gene encoding ribonuclease PH encodes MFYRSDNRSPDQLRPVTLTPDFISTAEGSILIEVGNTRVICTASIEETVPSFMRNSGKGWISSEYSMLPRATLTRTPREVSKGRQSGRTHEIQRLIGRSLRAVTDLTRLGERTIWIDCDVIQADGGTRTASITGAFVALGLALEQLVDAGTLPSVPLKDFVAAVSVGIVDGEILLDLAYEEDSRADVDMNFVMTAGQKMVEVQATAEHQVFDDQQLAKMIAYAKQGVQQLIAKQQAVLSGLTRTQ; translated from the coding sequence ATGTTCTATCGCTCCGACAACCGCTCTCCCGACCAACTTCGTCCCGTCACGCTCACGCCCGACTTCATCAGCACCGCCGAAGGTTCGATTCTGATTGAAGTGGGGAATACCCGCGTCATCTGCACCGCCTCCATTGAAGAGACTGTGCCTTCGTTCATGCGCAACTCCGGCAAGGGATGGATCTCGAGTGAGTACAGCATGCTGCCGCGCGCCACGCTGACCCGCACTCCGCGCGAGGTTTCCAAAGGCCGCCAGAGCGGACGCACCCACGAAATCCAGCGCCTGATCGGCCGGTCTCTGCGCGCCGTCACCGACCTCACGCGCCTTGGCGAACGCACCATCTGGATCGACTGCGACGTCATTCAGGCCGACGGCGGCACGCGCACAGCATCCATTACCGGAGCGTTCGTGGCGCTCGGCCTCGCTCTAGAACAATTAGTGGACGCGGGTACGCTGCCATCAGTCCCGCTGAAAGATTTCGTCGCCGCCGTAAGCGTAGGAATTGTCGACGGAGAAATCCTGCTCGACCTCGCTTACGAAGAAGACTCCCGCGCCGACGTAGACATGAACTTCGTCATGACCGCCGGCCAGAAGATGGTCGAAGTGCAGGCGACGGCCGAGCACCAAGTCTTCGACGACCAGCAACTGGCGAAGATGATCGCCTACGCCAAACAAGGCGTCCAGCAGCTAATCGCCAAGCAGCAAGCGGTGCTGAGCGGATTGACACGCACGCAGTAG